In the Nakamurella alba genome, one interval contains:
- a CDS encoding outer membrane protein assembly factor BamB family protein: MGRRTVLVGGPLLAVLLLVGVGAGTWAVWSEQPDGPAAQRWLPSAPVRWSGLPDDTRGFSGVWSVVVAGRPGPAARPDRALLAAGGHDSAAPPDGLVSVTESLAAATAAGPDSRSSSSRTDLDLDAAGVHTTRYEIDGEPVDLVPAELTLQEGAVLGSTWSSESVLSAASLGNYLEPRGTLRSTFTVIAADSGCLDVAAEHEQVPPDGGDPMTSRGTDRWCPGGWRTRLTVDDLALAVPTPEQVRDALVLFDRSTGGERPGVVNPAAPGSPPGAEITDTWPAFGQQLATNLVVAPGARPRVVAADAGAGELRAWDESGVLVWAAQLPDGVRVDPVATSGGAVVAVDATGGVWAFDTASGVVRWQQAVGGHATRVAVSGDRVAVGFWDGRVVVLDAVDGTPRGTADLGSPVRGLVADVAGTGWWTTAEDGGWRHVDLGAVVGTTLDVGAVRWDGALAAVPTSGGELVVAAAADGAVLRRLVAADGAVTVLLDVRPAGPGGSGAARVTPGPDGTVLAWDGSRGAPRCSAPTARSR; this comes from the coding sequence GTGGGGCGGCGGACGGTGCTGGTGGGTGGGCCGCTGCTGGCCGTCCTGCTGCTGGTCGGCGTGGGTGCCGGCACCTGGGCGGTGTGGTCGGAACAGCCCGACGGGCCGGCCGCGCAGCGGTGGCTGCCGAGTGCCCCGGTGCGCTGGTCGGGCCTACCGGACGACACCCGCGGGTTCAGCGGGGTGTGGTCGGTGGTGGTGGCCGGCCGCCCGGGCCCGGCCGCCCGACCCGATCGGGCGCTCCTCGCCGCCGGCGGCCACGACTCCGCGGCGCCGCCGGACGGACTCGTCTCGGTCACCGAGTCGCTCGCGGCGGCGACCGCTGCCGGCCCGGACAGTAGGAGCAGCAGCAGCCGGACCGATCTCGACCTCGACGCCGCCGGGGTGCACACCACTCGCTACGAGATCGACGGCGAGCCGGTCGATCTCGTGCCGGCGGAGCTGACGCTGCAGGAGGGTGCGGTCCTCGGGTCGACCTGGAGCTCCGAGTCGGTGCTGAGCGCGGCGTCGCTCGGGAACTACCTGGAGCCGCGCGGCACACTGCGCAGCACCTTCACCGTGATCGCCGCCGACAGTGGGTGTCTTGACGTCGCCGCGGAGCACGAGCAGGTGCCGCCGGACGGCGGTGACCCGATGACCTCGCGGGGCACCGACCGCTGGTGCCCGGGTGGCTGGCGCACCCGGTTGACCGTCGACGACCTCGCACTCGCGGTGCCCACCCCGGAGCAGGTGCGGGACGCGCTGGTCTTGTTCGACCGGTCGACCGGTGGTGAGCGTCCGGGAGTGGTGAACCCAGCGGCCCCAGGGTCCCCGCCGGGGGCCGAGATCACCGACACCTGGCCGGCTTTCGGGCAGCAGCTCGCGACGAACCTGGTGGTCGCGCCCGGTGCCCGACCGCGGGTGGTGGCCGCCGACGCCGGGGCCGGTGAACTGCGGGCCTGGGACGAGTCCGGGGTGCTGGTCTGGGCCGCCCAGCTGCCGGACGGGGTGCGGGTCGATCCCGTCGCGACGTCCGGCGGCGCCGTGGTGGCGGTGGACGCGACCGGCGGGGTGTGGGCGTTCGACACCGCCTCCGGTGTGGTGCGGTGGCAGCAGGCGGTCGGCGGGCACGCGACCCGGGTGGCGGTGTCCGGGGACCGGGTCGCCGTCGGGTTCTGGGACGGCCGGGTGGTGGTGCTCGACGCTGTCGACGGGACTCCGCGTGGCACAGCGGATCTCGGATCCCCGGTGCGCGGACTTGTCGCCGACGTCGCCGGTACCGGGTGGTGGACGACCGCGGAGGACGGTGGCTGGCGACATGTCGACCTCGGCGCGGTCGTCGGGACGACCCTGGACGTCGGCGCAGTGCGCTGGGACGGCGCGCTCGCCGCGGTACCGACGTCCGGTGGGGAACTGGTGGTGGCGGCCGCGGCCGACGGTGCCGTGCTGCGGCGGTTGGTCGCGGCGGACGGCGCGGTGACGGTGCTGCTCGATGTGCGGCCGGCCGGTCCCGGAGGGTCCGGGGCGGCCCGGGTGACGCCCGGTCCGGACGGGACGGTGCTGGCGTGGGACGGTTCTCGGGGCGCGCCGCGGTGCTCGGCGCCGACGGCACGATCCCGGTAG
- a CDS encoding bifunctional metallophosphatase/5'-nucleotidase has product MGRVLRRTGAVAAAAVLVVTPALVGAVPSALALTPVTLNILTVNDFHGRINDDTVDFAKTIEKLRAESATANAGVDNTLLLGAGDFIGASEFTSAIQQDQPTIDVFNSLGLVASAVGNHEFDQGFADLRDRVIDGGNNAQWDYLGANVYDTATGDPALQPYGIYPVNGIDVGVIGVVTEETPQLVSPGGITGLTFGDPVEAVNRVADELTDGDPGNGEADVLIALFHEGAPEGDEDSTLAEQLAVSPVFAEIVQQTSPKVSAIVNGHTHQAYAWEAPVPGVQGATRPVLQTGNYAANVGQIELTVDVDTTPPFAVLDSTVAYVARETDIVLNPEPASIGEVEDIVAAAQAYADEIGSVPVGSITGDITTAFSGGAYGPDGYGGTEAERDDRAGESALGNLVADALLDSMSSDLRGGAEISLVNPGGLRAELLFDPDGVITYAEANGVLPFVNNLGTISLTGAQVLEVLEQQWQIDDEGEVPTRPYLQLGTSSNMSYTFDPDPDGDGVTVGDLDDQGKHIRTVSINGAPLDPTASYRVGTFSFLLQGGDNFFAFTDGTDFRDSGLIDRDAWIAYLGDNPGLTPNFSKHAVATGDVDTTPTAGDTVTVELSGLDMTSLGAPANTAIVATLVPSGGAVGSVDGPSVQAELPAEFTVSGGTAVVEADIPDDTAAGAWDLVLGVTPAGSVIRIPLQVAAAPVVTTSAPTTPTSAPTTVTTEPTTAVPTTGTTVTTSTPVASSDLPTTTSMSSSLSATGLSQAGGEGALVLAVVLIVAGGGVLVLARRRTVGRKH; this is encoded by the coding sequence ATGGGACGTGTACTGCGCAGAACCGGGGCGGTGGCGGCCGCCGCCGTCCTCGTCGTCACACCGGCCCTGGTGGGAGCGGTGCCGTCGGCGCTGGCGCTCACGCCGGTGACGCTGAACATCCTCACCGTCAACGACTTCCACGGGCGGATCAACGACGACACCGTCGACTTCGCCAAGACCATCGAGAAGCTGCGCGCCGAGTCGGCGACCGCCAACGCCGGCGTGGACAACACGCTGCTGCTGGGTGCCGGTGACTTCATCGGAGCCTCCGAGTTCACCTCGGCGATCCAGCAGGACCAGCCGACCATCGACGTCTTCAACTCCCTGGGCCTGGTCGCGTCCGCGGTCGGCAACCACGAGTTCGACCAGGGCTTCGCCGACCTGCGTGACCGCGTCATCGACGGCGGGAACAACGCCCAGTGGGACTACCTGGGCGCGAACGTCTACGACACCGCGACCGGTGACCCGGCGCTGCAGCCCTACGGCATCTACCCGGTCAACGGGATCGACGTCGGCGTCATCGGTGTCGTCACCGAGGAGACCCCGCAACTGGTCTCGCCCGGCGGCATCACCGGCCTGACCTTCGGCGATCCGGTCGAGGCGGTCAACCGGGTGGCCGACGAGCTGACCGACGGCGATCCGGGCAACGGCGAGGCCGACGTGCTGATCGCGCTGTTCCACGAGGGCGCCCCCGAGGGCGACGAGGACTCCACGCTGGCCGAGCAGCTGGCGGTGAGCCCGGTGTTCGCCGAGATCGTGCAGCAGACCTCGCCGAAGGTGTCCGCGATCGTCAACGGCCACACCCACCAGGCCTACGCCTGGGAGGCGCCGGTGCCGGGCGTGCAGGGCGCGACCCGCCCGGTGCTGCAGACCGGCAACTACGCCGCGAACGTCGGCCAGATCGAGCTGACCGTCGACGTCGACACCACCCCGCCGTTCGCCGTGCTCGACTCCACCGTGGCCTACGTGGCCCGGGAGACCGACATCGTGCTGAACCCGGAGCCGGCGTCGATCGGCGAGGTCGAGGACATCGTCGCCGCGGCCCAGGCCTACGCGGACGAGATCGGCAGCGTGCCGGTCGGCTCGATCACCGGGGACATCACCACCGCCTTCAGCGGCGGCGCCTACGGGCCGGACGGGTACGGCGGTACCGAGGCGGAACGGGACGACAGAGCGGGTGAGTCCGCGCTCGGCAACCTCGTCGCGGACGCCCTGCTCGACTCGATGTCCAGCGACCTGCGCGGCGGCGCGGAGATCTCCCTGGTCAACCCGGGTGGCCTGCGCGCGGAGCTGCTGTTCGACCCGGACGGTGTGATCACCTACGCCGAGGCCAACGGTGTGCTGCCGTTCGTCAACAACCTGGGCACCATCTCGCTGACCGGCGCCCAGGTGCTCGAGGTGCTGGAGCAGCAGTGGCAGATCGACGACGAGGGCGAGGTACCCACCCGTCCGTACCTGCAGCTCGGCACGTCGTCGAACATGTCGTACACCTTCGACCCGGACCCGGACGGCGACGGCGTGACCGTCGGCGACCTGGACGACCAGGGCAAGCACATCCGCACCGTCAGCATCAACGGCGCGCCGCTGGATCCGACCGCGTCCTACCGGGTCGGCACCTTCTCCTTCCTGCTGCAGGGCGGCGACAACTTCTTCGCCTTCACCGACGGCACCGACTTCCGGGACTCCGGGCTGATCGACCGGGACGCCTGGATCGCCTACCTCGGTGACAACCCGGGTCTGACGCCGAACTTCTCCAAGCACGCGGTGGCCACCGGCGACGTCGACACCACGCCGACCGCCGGTGACACGGTGACCGTCGAGCTCTCCGGCCTGGACATGACCAGCCTGGGTGCGCCGGCGAACACCGCGATCGTCGCGACCCTGGTCCCGTCCGGTGGCGCCGTCGGATCTGTGGACGGGCCTTCGGTGCAGGCCGAGCTGCCGGCCGAGTTCACGGTCAGCGGTGGCACGGCCGTCGTCGAGGCGGACATCCCCGACGACACCGCCGCCGGCGCCTGGGACCTGGTCCTCGGCGTGACCCCGGCCGGGTCGGTGATCCGCATCCCGCTGCAGGTCGCGGCCGCCCCGGTGGTCACCACCAGCGCGCCGACGACCCCGACCTCGGCGCCGACCACCGTGACGACGGAGCCCACCACCGCCGTCCCGACCACGGGCACCACTGTCACCACCAGCACCCCGGTGGCGTCCAGCGATCTGCCCACCACCACCTCCATGTCCAGCTCGCTGAGCGCGACCGGTCTCTCGCAGGCCGGTGGCGAGGGTGCACTGGTACTCGCGGTGGTGCTGATCGTGGCCGGCGGGGGCGTGCTGGTCCTGGCGCGGCGGCGGACGGTGGGGCGCAAGCACTGA
- a CDS encoding pseudouridine synthase, producing MGRKQPRTGRRPAPLPVREGLNPTRLRLPALPPGEGPATVLGHLLDRFADDHARLLEKVAAREVVDDDGTPIDDATPYATGMFVYLYRDPPVELPIPFGIDILHHDGSLLVVDKPHFLATTPRGMYVTETALVRLRRELDLPDLSPLHRLDRVTAGVLAFSVDRTQRGAYQQLFARREVTKTYLALARHDPGLTFPRSVESHLVKERGTPVAHEGPGAPPNSRTDIEMIDIDRDLALYRIRPHTGRTHQIRVHMASLGLPILHDPFYPTLTDPDPRDFSRPLQLLAETLAFTDPFTDEPRHFATRRTLQHWTGRGTAAERPPANG from the coding sequence ATGGGACGGAAGCAGCCGCGGACGGGACGGCGTCCGGCCCCGCTCCCGGTGCGGGAGGGACTGAACCCGACCCGGCTGCGCCTGCCTGCCCTGCCACCCGGTGAAGGCCCCGCCACCGTTCTCGGCCACCTCCTCGACCGCTTCGCCGACGACCACGCCCGGCTGCTGGAGAAGGTCGCCGCCCGCGAAGTCGTGGACGACGACGGCACCCCCATCGACGACGCCACGCCGTACGCCACCGGCATGTTCGTGTACCTGTACCGGGACCCACCGGTCGAACTGCCGATCCCGTTCGGGATCGACATCCTGCACCACGACGGGAGTCTGCTGGTCGTCGACAAGCCGCACTTCCTGGCCACCACGCCACGCGGCATGTACGTCACCGAGACGGCGCTGGTCCGGCTGCGCCGCGAGCTGGACCTGCCCGACCTCAGCCCCTTGCACCGACTGGACCGGGTCACCGCCGGAGTCCTCGCCTTCTCCGTCGACCGCACCCAGCGCGGCGCCTACCAGCAGCTCTTCGCCCGCCGCGAGGTGACCAAGACCTACCTCGCCCTCGCCCGGCACGACCCCGGCCTCACCTTCCCGCGCAGCGTCGAGTCCCACCTGGTCAAGGAACGCGGCACGCCCGTCGCCCACGAGGGCCCCGGCGCCCCGCCGAACAGCCGCACCGACATCGAGATGATCGACATCGACAGGGATCTCGCGCTGTACCGGATCAGGCCGCACACCGGCCGCACCCACCAGATCCGGGTGCACATGGCCTCGCTCGGGCTGCCGATCCTGCACGACCCGTTCTACCCGACCCTCACCGACCCGGACCCCCGGGACTTCTCCCGCCCGTTGCAACTGCTCGCCGAGACCCTCGCCTTCACCGACCCGTTCACCGACGAGCCCCGTCACTTCGCCACCCGCCGCACCCTGCAGCACTGGACCGGTCGGGGAACGGCAGCGGAACGCCCGCCAGCGAACGGATGA
- a CDS encoding YciI family protein: MKYLLLKHYRGNPAPVGDDVPMDRWTPAEIDAHIQYMQDFAVRLEGTGEFVDGQALSPEGTFVRYDGEGRPPVTDGPFAETKDLIAGWMVIDVESYDRALELAGELSAAPGRGGKPLHEWLEVRPFLAHPPTVTD; encoded by the coding sequence ATGAAGTACCTCCTGCTGAAGCACTACCGCGGCAACCCGGCCCCGGTCGGCGACGACGTGCCGATGGACCGCTGGACGCCGGCCGAGATCGACGCGCACATCCAGTACATGCAGGACTTCGCGGTGCGGCTGGAGGGCACAGGCGAGTTCGTCGACGGGCAGGCGCTGTCCCCCGAGGGCACCTTCGTCCGCTACGACGGCGAGGGCCGGCCGCCGGTGACCGACGGCCCGTTCGCCGAGACCAAGGACCTGATCGCCGGGTGGATGGTCATCGACGTCGAGTCCTACGACCGGGCACTGGAACTGGCCGGCGAGCTGTCCGCCGCGCCGGGTCGGGGTGGGAAGCCGCTGCACGAGTGGCTGGAGGTCCGGCCCTTCCTGGCGCACCCGCCGACCGTCACCGACTGA
- a CDS encoding RNA polymerase sigma factor codes for MDPQLVRELAPQVIGVLVRRGADFASAEDAVQEALLKAWQAGVSDLPADPKGWLVTTAWRKYLDAVRSDVARRGREEKLDLEPAPGPTEQADDTLRLYFLCAHPSLSPASALALTLRAVGGLTTRQIAAAYLVPEATMAQRISRAKRAVAEVRWDRPGDFSTVLKVLYLVFNEGYSGDVDLTLEAIRLTRQLAGLTDDEEVAGLLALMLLHQARRPARFGADGRLIPLAEQDRSRWNTSLIAEGVEILQAALSRDRLEEYQAQAAIAALHADARSVGETDWVQIVGWYDELVRLTDNPVARLNRAVAVGEADGGRAGLAALGEIDPGLPRFAAVSAHLHEKAGDAVAAAQLYADAARVAGNAAERDHLTRQAARLRQPTGG; via the coding sequence ATGGATCCGCAGCTGGTCCGGGAGCTGGCCCCGCAGGTGATCGGCGTCCTCGTCCGGCGCGGCGCGGACTTCGCGTCGGCCGAGGACGCCGTGCAGGAGGCGCTGCTCAAGGCCTGGCAGGCCGGCGTGTCCGATCTGCCTGCTGATCCCAAGGGCTGGCTGGTGACCACGGCGTGGCGGAAGTACCTCGACGCGGTTCGTTCGGATGTGGCGCGACGCGGGCGCGAGGAGAAGCTGGACCTCGAACCCGCACCCGGTCCGACCGAACAGGCCGACGACACGCTGCGGCTGTACTTCCTCTGTGCGCACCCGTCGCTCTCGCCGGCGTCGGCGCTCGCGCTCACCCTGCGGGCGGTCGGCGGGCTGACGACACGGCAGATCGCCGCGGCGTACCTGGTGCCGGAAGCGACGATGGCGCAACGGATCAGCCGGGCGAAGCGGGCGGTGGCGGAGGTGCGGTGGGACCGCCCGGGCGACTTCTCCACCGTGCTGAAGGTGCTCTACCTCGTCTTCAACGAGGGCTACTCCGGGGACGTCGATCTGACCCTCGAGGCGATCCGGCTCACCCGGCAGCTGGCCGGCCTGACCGACGACGAGGAGGTGGCGGGGCTGCTCGCGCTGATGCTGCTGCACCAGGCCCGCCGCCCCGCGCGGTTCGGTGCCGACGGCCGGCTGATCCCGCTGGCCGAGCAGGACCGTTCCCGCTGGAACACCTCGCTGATCGCCGAGGGCGTGGAGATCCTGCAGGCGGCGCTGTCCCGGGACCGGCTGGAGGAATACCAGGCGCAGGCCGCGATCGCGGCGCTGCACGCCGATGCGCGCAGCGTGGGCGAGACCGACTGGGTGCAGATCGTCGGCTGGTACGACGAACTCGTGCGGCTCACCGACAATCCGGTGGCGCGGCTCAACCGCGCGGTGGCGGTGGGCGAGGCCGACGGCGGCCGGGCTGGGTTGGCGGCGCTGGGCGAGATCGATCCCGGGCTGCCGAGGTTCGCTGCGGTGTCGGCACACCTGCACGAGAAGGCCGGCGACGCCGTTGCCGCAGCGCAGCTCTACGCGGATGCCGCGCGGGTCGCCGGGAATGCCGCGGAGCGGGATCACCTGACCCGACAGGCCGCCCGGCTCCGGCAGCCGACGGGGGGATGA
- a CDS encoding FUSC family protein: MDRLRNWWRTRDPEGEALRKAVRVAIVAPALLAVIRLFSDNTQLMAFAVFGSVAMLLFTDLPGDRPARFAGYLGLTLAGVVLITVATLLATPWWVAGLGMAVVGFLITFSGVLSAAAAASGRAALLAFILPVTLPGGWDDLAPRLTGWLLAAVVAIPAALFLLPARHHDALRSRIADACRAICTLLRSADDSSRTTADAAALASIQRLRAEFARTDARPVGLSTGSRFLIRVIDDLGWLRAAISAANNTGDSTASDHRQHRPGTPVERERLREGVRAILADAADTIDPARSAALRTEARQRLEQALDDLDALRRLLGGRTLSALVAADDAAVDTADDAADGTADLMDALRIDRTWHTGLHAAALVGATVAVAAEADARSPLAKILGRRPQARPGADPMGILPTARSIAGGQLARHSVALRNALRMGLGLGIAIGAAELLSVDHAFWVGLGAMSVLRSRALATTASAWRALLGTTLGFVVGSLVIVLLGTSPAVLWPVIPVALLVAALAPRAISFTAGQAAFTVMVVALFNLLQPVGWSVGVVRIQDVALGCASGLIAGFLTWPRGAAGALDDAVRDSIRAGADELALALQGHGIDHATDQAVKAANTRADDALRGLLAERPGGVSSIDLLNARVAAGVRLRLVADAVAVLAERAGAEDGGPAYDLVAARTSRIVTAFREVAEEHAPTPRPPADHDAQLLGALRQAPPEQAAATLWIDLYLDDLVRLLGVLGEKLRAVREPRA, from the coding sequence ATGGACCGGCTGAGGAACTGGTGGCGGACGCGCGATCCCGAGGGCGAGGCGCTGCGCAAGGCGGTCCGGGTGGCGATCGTCGCGCCGGCCCTGCTGGCGGTGATCCGCCTGTTCAGCGACAACACGCAGCTGATGGCGTTCGCCGTCTTCGGCAGCGTCGCGATGTTGCTGTTCACCGATCTGCCCGGCGACCGGCCGGCCCGGTTCGCGGGCTACCTCGGCCTGACGCTGGCCGGGGTGGTGCTGATCACGGTCGCCACCCTGCTCGCCACGCCGTGGTGGGTGGCCGGCCTGGGCATGGCGGTGGTCGGCTTCCTGATCACCTTCTCCGGGGTGCTCAGTGCGGCGGCCGCGGCGAGCGGCCGGGCGGCGCTGCTCGCGTTCATCCTGCCGGTGACCCTGCCCGGCGGCTGGGACGACCTGGCGCCCCGGCTGACCGGATGGCTGCTCGCCGCGGTCGTGGCGATCCCCGCGGCACTGTTCCTGCTGCCGGCCCGGCACCACGACGCCCTGCGCTCGCGGATCGCCGACGCCTGCCGGGCCATCTGCACGCTGCTGCGGTCCGCCGACGATTCCTCCCGGACCACCGCCGACGCCGCCGCGCTGGCCTCGATCCAGCGGCTGCGGGCCGAGTTCGCCCGGACCGACGCGCGGCCGGTCGGGCTGAGCACCGGCAGCCGGTTCCTGATCCGGGTGATCGATGACCTGGGCTGGCTGCGGGCAGCCATCAGTGCGGCGAACAACACGGGAGACAGCACCGCGAGCGACCATCGGCAGCACCGGCCCGGCACCCCGGTGGAGCGGGAACGGCTGCGCGAGGGGGTCCGGGCGATCCTGGCCGACGCGGCGGACACCATCGACCCGGCGCGGTCCGCGGCACTGCGGACGGAGGCGCGGCAGCGCCTGGAGCAGGCGCTGGACGACCTGGACGCACTGCGCCGGTTGCTCGGCGGTCGCACCCTGTCCGCCCTGGTCGCAGCGGATGACGCCGCAGTCGACACAGCGGACGACGCAGCTGACGGCACCGCCGATCTGATGGACGCACTGCGGATCGACCGCACGTGGCACACCGGTCTGCACGCGGCCGCGCTGGTCGGCGCGACCGTGGCGGTGGCGGCGGAGGCCGACGCCCGGTCGCCGCTGGCCAAGATCCTGGGGCGGCGGCCGCAGGCCCGGCCGGGCGCCGACCCGATGGGCATCCTGCCGACCGCGCGCAGCATCGCCGGCGGCCAGCTGGCCCGGCACTCGGTGGCCCTGCGCAACGCGCTGCGGATGGGCCTGGGGCTGGGCATCGCGATCGGCGCGGCGGAACTGCTGAGCGTCGACCACGCCTTCTGGGTCGGGCTGGGCGCCATGTCGGTGCTCCGGTCGCGCGCCCTGGCCACCACGGCGAGCGCCTGGCGCGCGTTGCTCGGCACCACCCTCGGCTTCGTCGTCGGATCGCTGGTCATCGTGCTGCTCGGCACCTCGCCGGCGGTGCTCTGGCCGGTGATCCCGGTGGCGCTGCTGGTGGCCGCGCTGGCGCCCCGGGCGATCTCGTTCACCGCCGGCCAGGCGGCCTTCACGGTGATGGTGGTGGCGCTGTTCAACCTGCTGCAGCCGGTGGGCTGGAGCGTCGGGGTGGTGCGGATCCAGGACGTCGCGCTGGGCTGCGCCTCCGGGCTGATCGCCGGCTTCCTGACCTGGCCGCGCGGTGCCGCCGGCGCGCTGGACGACGCCGTCCGCGACTCCATCCGGGCCGGCGCCGACGAGCTGGCGCTCGCGCTGCAGGGTCACGGCATCGACCACGCGACCGACCAGGCGGTGAAGGCGGCGAACACCCGCGCCGACGACGCGCTGCGCGGGCTGCTCGCCGAACGGCCGGGCGGCGTCTCCTCGATCGACCTGCTCAACGCCCGGGTGGCCGCCGGGGTGCGGCTGCGACTCGTGGCCGACGCGGTCGCGGTGCTGGCGGAGCGGGCCGGCGCCGAGGACGGAGGGCCGGCCTACGACCTGGTCGCGGCACGGACGTCCCGGATCGTCACGGCCTTCCGCGAGGTGGCCGAGGAGCACGCACCGACCCCGCGGCCGCCGGCCGACCACGACGCGCAATTGCTCGGCGCGCTGCGGCAGGCGCCGCCGGAGCAGGCGGCCGCGACGCTCTGGATCGACCTCTACCTGGACGACCTGGTCCGGCTGCTCGGGGTGCTGGGCGAGAAGCTGCGGGCGGTCCGCGAGCCCCGGGCCTGA
- a CDS encoding DUF1345 domain-containing protein, with product MRMHWWYRDSNRQIAMIPVVLLGSVLQVPGGVTMKLLAAWNLGAIVYLLLVWLTFRERSSVQLRTLARLSERRRWFDRLVASKPQQIPQVAAAFALIAAAVALPRIEEQGVPVWLAFAQCGLAIVTSWMMLQAGYLLAYLGIYAKEGGLSFPGTPQPLAVDFAYFACAVGTTFATTDVEVTSSRLRRHVLLHGILAFVFNSLIVAILVGVVTTHLSS from the coding sequence ATGCGGATGCACTGGTGGTACCGCGACTCCAACCGGCAGATCGCCATGATCCCGGTGGTGTTGCTCGGCTCCGTGCTGCAGGTTCCGGGCGGCGTGACGATGAAGTTGCTCGCCGCCTGGAACCTCGGCGCGATCGTGTACCTGCTGCTGGTCTGGCTGACCTTCCGCGAGCGTTCGTCGGTCCAACTGCGGACCCTGGCCCGCCTCTCGGAACGGCGTCGGTGGTTCGACCGGCTGGTCGCCTCGAAGCCCCAGCAGATCCCGCAGGTGGCGGCGGCGTTCGCGCTGATCGCCGCGGCGGTGGCGCTGCCGCGGATCGAGGAGCAGGGCGTCCCGGTCTGGCTGGCGTTCGCCCAGTGCGGCCTGGCGATCGTGACGTCCTGGATGATGCTGCAGGCCGGCTACCTGCTGGCCTACCTGGGCATCTACGCCAAGGAGGGCGGGCTCTCCTTCCCCGGCACCCCGCAGCCGCTCGCCGTCGACTTCGCCTACTTCGCCTGCGCGGTGGGCACGACCTTCGCGACGACCGACGTCGAGGTGACGAGCTCGAGACTGCGACGGCACGTGCTGTTGCACGGCATCCTGGCGTTCGTCTTCAACTCGCTGATCGTGGCGATCCTGGTCGGTGTGGTGACCACGCACCTGTCGTCCTGA
- a CDS encoding ATP-dependent DNA ligase produces MLLARLAETSAGLAATRSRLAKRALLAACIAEADADEIGLVVGYLSGSLRQRRTGVGWATLGELPPPADTPALQVADVDGAFERISGMAGAGSAQQRTAAVEQLFARATAEEQGFLRGLVFGELRQGALVSLVQDGLAAAFDTPAAGVQRAAMLLGSTADTATLLATSGPTALAQVGLRVGVPIGPMLAAPAPDAAAAVAKSGLPAVVDTKLDGIRVQVHRNGDEIHLYTRSLDEITDRLPEVVEAVARLPITSAVIDGEVVGLDHRTGRPLPFQVISARTASSADPAAGRARTPLRLFAFDLLHLDGRDLLDEPLQVRAEVMAAAIPDTMTVPRRTVGTVEELVETFAEAVTGGWEGLVVKRLSTPYAAGRRDSGWIKLKPRHTFDLAVIGAEWGYGRRQGWLSNLHLAARGDDGSLVMLGKTFKGLTDKTLTWQTEQFLARESRRTSTTVFVDPPLVAEIAFDGVQRSSRYPGGVALRFARVLRYREDKGPDEIDALSQILALSPPDPFDQDEEEGAPDPAG; encoded by the coding sequence ATGCTCCTCGCCAGGCTTGCCGAAACCTCGGCCGGGCTCGCCGCCACCCGGTCCCGGCTGGCCAAACGCGCCCTGCTCGCTGCCTGCATCGCCGAGGCCGACGCGGACGAGATCGGTCTCGTCGTCGGCTACCTGTCCGGATCCCTACGGCAGCGCCGGACCGGGGTCGGCTGGGCCACCCTCGGCGAACTGCCGCCACCCGCCGACACCCCCGCCCTGCAGGTCGCCGACGTCGACGGGGCCTTCGAGCGGATCAGCGGGATGGCCGGTGCCGGATCCGCACAGCAACGCACCGCCGCCGTCGAGCAGCTGTTCGCCCGGGCGACGGCGGAGGAGCAGGGGTTCCTCCGCGGGCTGGTCTTCGGCGAACTCCGGCAGGGAGCGCTGGTCTCGCTGGTGCAGGACGGTCTCGCCGCCGCCTTCGACACCCCGGCCGCCGGGGTGCAACGGGCCGCGATGCTGCTCGGTTCCACCGCCGACACCGCCACCCTGCTGGCCACCTCCGGGCCGACTGCGCTCGCGCAGGTCGGCCTGCGGGTCGGGGTACCGATCGGGCCGATGCTGGCTGCGCCGGCCCCGGACGCGGCGGCCGCCGTCGCGAAGTCCGGACTACCGGCCGTCGTCGACACCAAGCTGGACGGCATCCGGGTGCAGGTGCACCGCAACGGTGACGAGATCCACCTCTACACCAGGAGTCTGGACGAGATCACCGACCGGCTGCCGGAGGTGGTCGAGGCCGTGGCCCGGTTGCCGATCACCTCGGCGGTGATCGACGGCGAGGTGGTCGGGCTGGACCACCGCACCGGCCGTCCGCTGCCGTTCCAGGTGATCTCCGCCCGCACCGCCAGTTCCGCCGACCCGGCGGCCGGCCGGGCGCGGACACCGTTGCGGCTCTTCGCCTTCGACCTGCTGCACCTCGACGGCCGGGACCTGCTGGACGAGCCGCTGCAGGTGCGCGCCGAGGTGATGGCTGCGGCGATCCCGGACACCATGACGGTGCCCCGGCGCACGGTCGGCACCGTCGAGGAACTCGTCGAGACCTTCGCCGAGGCCGTCACCGGCGGCTGGGAGGGGCTGGTCGTCAAGCGACTGTCGACCCCCTACGCCGCCGGTCGCCGGGACTCCGGCTGGATCAAGCTGAAACCGCGGCACACCTTCGATCTCGCGGTGATCGGTGCCGAATGGGGCTACGGCCGCCGGCAGGGATGGCTGTCCAACCTGCACCTGGCCGCCCGCGGTGACGACGGGTCGCTGGTGATGCTCGGGAAGACCTTCAAGGGGCTCACCGACAAGACGCTGACCTGGCAGACCGAGCAGTTCCTGGCCCGTGAGTCGCGCCGCACGTCGACCACCGTGTTCGTGGATCCGCCACTGGTCGCCGAGATCGCCTTCGACGGTGTGCAACGGTCCAGCCGGTATCCCGGCGGGGTGGCGCTGCGGTTCGCCCGGGTGCTGCGCTACCGCGAGGACAAGGGACCGGACGAGATCGACGCGCTGTCACAGATCCTGGCGCTGAGCCCGCCCGACCCGTTCGATCAGGACGAGGAGGAGGGCGCACCGGACCCGGCGGGCTGA